Proteins encoded by one window of Arachis hypogaea cultivar Tifrunner chromosome 1, arahy.Tifrunner.gnm2.J5K5, whole genome shotgun sequence:
- the LOC112800337 gene encoding formin-like protein 6 — MKTHHWSCFFIILSSIEFWTILFFAFPSAKALKAFELCNNASKSNSRRILHQPLFPAASAPALPPPSPSLDTPSPPEIPFFNENPPGPPPADLNQQPAAVDTTNGRIANPTATQPAKPVKTVAIVVSVAFVTFAMLFVLAFFLYKQTAKQQPAETTQKLVAVGSRNELPPPAAAAPPSSLYYIGTVDPSRASVSEPSEEATSSEMNRSSYRKLNSMKVSERYRPSPELQPLPPLSKTVADGSHPPPAASSSSSSDDEVDSRDTAFHSPQASSLSLDDGYHTPVSRQSYLSNGSSTAAAPPVPFSKRTSPKSRISASSDTRIAMIPPIKHAPPRSPSPTQQESTSGPSRRPTFSAPPPAPNLTHIHSNMSKNSINPPPPPPPPPPPMRAAPRKVQSPAINLTSSSSSSSLPASRIQQECWSRSQVAASAAKSIAKASEEFNKMKSVASSEKLDGDDVEGGRPKLKALHWDKVRATSERATVWDQLKSSSFQLNEGMMESLFGCGATSSAPKETVTRKSVIPPVEQENRVLDPKKSQNIAIMLRALNVTRDEVSEALLDGNPEGLGAELLETLVKMAPTKEEEIKLKSYDAGVSKLGSAERFLKTVLDIPLAFKRVEAMLYRTNFDTEVNYLRKSFQTLETESEELKNSRLFLKLLEAVLRTGNRMNVGTYRGDAKAFKLDTLLKLVDIKGTDGKTTLLHFVVQEIIRTEGSSGESSSENAQAEMNSQFNDDEFRKKGLQVVAGLSRDLGNVKNAAGMDSEVLSSYVSKLESGLDKVRLVLQHEKPGMQGNFFNSMKLFLKVAEAKIVTIKSDERKALFLVKEVTEYFHGNMAKEEAHPFRIFMIVRDFLNILDQVCKEVGKMQDKTVINSARSFRIAASASLPVLNRYHARQDTTSSDEESSSP, encoded by the exons ATGAAAACTCATCATTGGAGCTgcttctttattatcttatcATCAATAGAGTTTTGGACCATCCTCTTCTTCGCCTTTCCTTCCGCAAAAGCCCTCAAGGCATTTGAATTATGTAATAATGCTTCAAAATCTAACTCAAGAAGAATCCTACATCAGCCGCTTTTTCCGGCAGCATCAGCTCCGGCGTTACCTCCGCCTTCGCCGTCACTGGACACTCCTTCCCCTCCGGAAATTCCTTTCTTCAACGAGAATCCACCAGGTCCACCGCCGGCGGACCTGAACCAGCAGCCGGCTGCGGTGGACACCACCAACGGCCGAATTGCAAACCCGACAGCGACGCAGCCGGCGAAGCCGGTTAAGACAGTGGCGATTGTGGTATCTGTCGCGTTCGTTACGTTTGCAATGCTGTTTGTGCTGGCGTTCTTCTTGTATAAGCAAACGGCGAAGCAGCAGCCGGCGGAGACGACGCAGAAGCTGGTGGCCGTAGGGTCACGAAACGAGTTGCCACCACCGGCGGCGGCGGCGCCACCGTCTAGTTTGTACTACATTGGGACGGTGGATCCAAGCAGAGCGTCGGTGAGCGAACCGAGTGAAGAAGCCACTTCGAGTGAAATGAACCGTTCTTCATATCGAAAACTGAATTCCATGAAAGTTTCAGAAAGGTACCGTCCCAGCCCCGAGCTTCAGCCATTGCCGCCGCTAAGCAAAACCGTCGCCGACGGCAGCCATCCGCCACCGGCTGCCTCCTCGTCATCTTCGTCCGATGACGAAGTGGATAGCCGAGACACGGCGTTTCACTCGCCACAGGCCTCATCTCTCAGCCTCGATGACGGTTACCACACGCCGGTTTCGCGCCAGAGTTATCTCTCCAACGGTAGCAGTACTGCGGCGGCACCGCCAGTTCCTTTCTCGAAGAGAACTTCTCCGAAGTCTCGGATTTCAGCTTCGTCGGATACCAGAATCGCCATGATACCACCAATTAAGCATGCTCCTCCACGGTCACCATCCCCGACACAGCAAGAATCTACCTCCGGTCCTTCCAGACGGCCGACATTCTCGGCACCTCCTCCAGCACCAAATTTAACTCATATTCATTCAAATATGTCCAAGAATTCAATCAATCCTCCGCCAccgccaccacctcctcctccgcCAATGCGAGCAGCGCCACGGAAGGTTCAGTCTCCAGCAATAAATTTGACCTCGTCATCGTCGTCGTCCTCCCTCCCTGCTTCAAGAATTCAGCAGGAGTGTTGGTCTCGGAGCCAAGTTGCAGCATCCGCTGCAAAGAGCATTGCAAAGGCTTCAGAGGAGTTTAACAAGATGAAGAGCGTGGCATCATCTGAGAAGTTGGACGGTGATGACGTGGAAGGAGGAAGACCCAAGCTGAAGGCTCTGCATTGGGATAAAGTGCGTGCTACATCTGAACGTGCCACTGTGTGGGACCAGTTAAAGTCAAGTTCGTTTCA aTTAAATGAGGGCATGATGGAGTCTCTCTTTGGCTGCGGTGCCACCAGTTCTGCACCTAAAGAAACGGTTACAAGGAAATCAGTTATTCCGCCCGTTGAACAGGAGAACAGAGTGTTAGATCCCAAGAAGTCCCAAAACATTGCTATAATGCTCAGGGCACTCAATGTTACTAGAGATGAGGTCTCCGAAGCTCTCTTGGACG GGAATCCTGAAGGTTTGGGTGCTGAGCTATTGGAAACTCTTGTAAAGATGGCACCAACTAAAGAGGAAGAAATAAAACTCAAAAGCTATGATGCTGGTGTTTCAAAACTAGGCTCTGCAGAGAGATTCCTTAAAACTGTACTTGACATACCATTAGCCTTCAAAAGAGTGGAAGCCATGTTGTACAGAACGAATTTTGACACAGAAGTTAACTACCTTAGGAAATCCTTTCAAACCCTCGAG ACAGAGAGTGAGGAATTGAAGAACAGCCGGTTGTTCCTCAAACTCCTCGAAGCTGTTCTTAGGACAGGGAACAGAATGAATGTTGGAACCTACCGTGGCGATGCCAAGGCGTTCAAGCTAGACACACTCCTAAAACTTGTAGATATAAAGGGAACAGATGGAAAGACCACATTGCTTCACTTTGTTGTCCAAGAAATCATTAGAACGGAAGGTTCAAGTGGCGAATCGTCCAGCGAAAATGCACAGGCAGAAATGAATTCTCAatttaatgatgatgagttcagaaAGAAAGGATTGCAGGTTGTGGCTGGACTGAGTAGAGACCTTGGAAACGTGAAAAATGCTGCAGGAATGGACTCAGAAGTCTTAAGTAGTTATGTCTCTAAGCTTGAATCGGGTCTTGATAAAGTGAGATTGGTTCTGCAGCATGAAAAGCCGGGTATGCAGGGGAATTTCTTCAACTCAATGAAGCTCTTCCTGAAAGTCGCCGAAGCGAAAATCGTTACGATTAAATCTGATGAGAGAAAGGCTTTGTTCCTTGTGAAAGAAGTAACAGAGTACTTTCATGGGAATATGGCAAAGGAAGAAGCGcatccttttagaattttcatgatTGTGAGAGACTTTCTCAATATTTTGGACCAGGTCTGCAAAGAAGTGGGGAAGATGCAGGACAAAACTGTGATTAACTCCGCGAGATCCTTCAGGATAGCGGCGAGCGCGTCGTTACCAGTTCTCAACAGGTACCATGCAAGGCAAGATACAACCAGTTCAGATGAAGAGAGCTCATCTCCCTAG